From Arcticibacter tournemirensis, one genomic window encodes:
- a CDS encoding aspartate-semialdehyde dehydrogenase: MKVAVVGATGLVGSVMLKVLAERNFPVTELIPVASAKSAGKEVEFKGKKYKVVTVDDAIAMKPDVALFSAGGGTSLEQAPRFAEAGTVVIDNSSAWRMDPTKKLVVPEVNANVLTTEDKIIANPNCSTIQMVVALKPLHDKYKIKRVVVSTYQSVTGTGKKAVDQLMNERNGVEGPMAYAYPIDLNVIPHIDVFLDNGYTKEEMKMILETKKIMGDESINVTATTVRIPVMGGHSEAVNIEFENDFDLAEVRSLLEQQEGLIVVDDPANLKYPMPMDAHEKDEVLVGRIRRDESQPNTLNLWVVADNLRKGAATNAVQIAEYLVKQGMLG, from the coding sequence ATGAAAGTCGCAGTTGTAGGCGCTACGGGCCTTGTAGGTTCGGTGATGTTAAAAGTTTTAGCAGAGCGCAATTTCCCGGTTACTGAGTTAATTCCCGTGGCATCAGCAAAAAGTGCTGGTAAAGAAGTAGAATTTAAGGGTAAGAAGTACAAGGTAGTAACAGTGGATGATGCAATTGCAATGAAACCTGATGTGGCATTGTTCTCGGCAGGGGGAGGTACTTCTCTTGAGCAGGCTCCGCGTTTTGCAGAAGCCGGTACTGTAGTGATCGATAACTCGTCAGCGTGGCGCATGGATCCCACTAAAAAGCTGGTTGTTCCTGAGGTTAATGCAAATGTACTAACAACAGAGGATAAAATTATTGCAAATCCGAATTGTTCTACTATACAGATGGTAGTGGCTTTGAAGCCGCTTCATGATAAATATAAGATAAAAAGAGTAGTTGTTTCTACTTACCAGTCGGTTACCGGTACTGGTAAGAAAGCCGTTGATCAGCTGATGAATGAGCGTAACGGAGTAGAAGGGCCGATGGCCTATGCCTATCCGATTGATCTGAACGTAATACCTCACATTGATGTGTTCCTCGATAACGGATATACGAAAGAGGAAATGAAAATGATCCTTGAAACCAAGAAGATCATGGGAGACGAGTCTATCAACGTTACGGCTACAACCGTTCGTATCCCTGTAATGGGCGGGCACTCTGAAGCGGTAAACATTGAGTTTGAGAACGATTTTGACCTCGCAGAGGTGAGAAGCTTACTTGAACAGCAGGAAGGGCTGATCGTAGTTGACGATCCGGCAAACCTGAAATATCCGATGCCAATGGACGCTCATGAGAAGGATGAAGTTTTAGTAGGCCGTATCCGCCGGGATGAGTCGCAACCGAATACCCTTAACTTATGGGTGGTTGCCGATAACCTGCGTAAGGGTGCTGCTACGAATGCCGTTCAGATTGCTGAATACCTTGTAAAGCAGGGAATGCTTGGGTAG
- a CDS encoding lamin tail domain-containing protein: MKKCLLFFAIFYTNFAFAQFQDSFNDGNFTSSPLWTGSASSFRVNSSAQLQTAKSDSAGIKYLSTESTLSTDVSWEFYIQLNFAPSASNFACIYLISDKQDLNDELQGYYIQIGENGSKDSYDLYKANGDQAELLIDGRDGRAGGSKVMAHIRVNRTKDGKWTLLSKNAGESSYSVEGEAKDPRPIFTTKWFGVQCIYTKSRSDQFIFDDFVIGPIKDDGTPPDNPGPNNPGSGDIEPGNILVNEVLFNPRAEGVDFVEVYNNSGKVLDLANLSIATVKKDSLTSVKAVSPTAYPFSPGSYLVLTTDPDNIRKEYFTENPDAFLKMTSMPAFNNDAGTVVLLADSIRIDQFDYNEKMHFPLIKNPDGVSLERVSFNRPANEAGNFRSAAGVVGYATPGYKNSQFAEAIPFEEEIFLNSKTFSPDNDGFEDALMINYKFPQAGKVANITVYNEKGVLIKRLAKNMSLATEGVISWDGLNEDSIKPPVGIYILYIELFDTNGSVKRYRRPCVLAAKL, translated from the coding sequence ATGAAAAAATGTTTACTCTTTTTCGCCATTTTTTATACGAATTTTGCCTTTGCCCAGTTTCAGGATTCATTTAATGACGGCAACTTTACATCTTCACCCCTCTGGACTGGATCTGCTTCTTCATTCAGGGTTAACTCCTCTGCACAACTTCAAACTGCGAAGAGCGATTCGGCAGGGATAAAATATCTTTCAACAGAGAGTACATTATCCACCGATGTTTCCTGGGAATTTTATATACAACTGAACTTTGCGCCCTCAGCGTCAAACTTCGCCTGCATTTACCTTATCTCCGACAAGCAGGACCTGAACGATGAGCTGCAGGGTTATTATATCCAGATTGGAGAAAACGGATCAAAAGATTCATACGACCTATATAAAGCCAATGGCGATCAAGCTGAACTCCTGATTGACGGTCGCGACGGACGGGCAGGCGGCAGCAAGGTAATGGCCCATATCAGAGTCAATCGCACAAAAGATGGCAAGTGGACCCTCCTTTCCAAAAATGCGGGCGAAAGCAGCTATTCAGTAGAAGGTGAGGCTAAAGATCCCAGGCCGATATTCACAACCAAGTGGTTTGGGGTGCAGTGTATATACACGAAATCAAGGTCCGATCAGTTTATTTTCGACGACTTTGTAATAGGCCCGATAAAAGATGACGGTACGCCGCCTGATAATCCGGGCCCCAATAATCCGGGAAGTGGCGATATAGAACCCGGCAATATCCTGGTCAACGAAGTGCTCTTTAATCCCAGGGCAGAGGGTGTAGATTTTGTCGAGGTGTACAATAACTCCGGGAAGGTTCTCGACCTCGCTAATTTATCGATAGCAACGGTAAAAAAGGACAGTTTAACAAGCGTCAAAGCGGTTAGCCCGACGGCCTATCCTTTTAGTCCCGGTAGCTATCTGGTCCTCACTACTGATCCTGATAACATCAGAAAAGAGTATTTCACAGAAAACCCTGATGCTTTTTTAAAGATGACTTCCATGCCTGCCTTTAACAATGATGCCGGTACAGTGGTATTGCTAGCCGACTCTATCCGAATTGATCAGTTTGACTATAATGAAAAAATGCATTTCCCGTTGATAAAAAATCCCGATGGCGTCTCCCTCGAAAGAGTGAGCTTTAACCGCCCTGCAAATGAAGCTGGTAATTTCCGCTCTGCAGCCGGCGTTGTCGGATATGCTACCCCGGGATATAAAAACTCGCAGTTTGCAGAAGCAATTCCCTTTGAAGAGGAGATTTTTCTCAATTCAAAAACATTCTCCCCGGATAATGACGGATTTGAAGATGCGTTGATGATCAATTATAAATTTCCTCAGGCCGGTAAAGTAGCAAACATCACCGTTTACAATGAGAAGGGAGTGCTTATAAAACGCCTGGCAAAAAACATGAGTCTGGCAACTGAAGGAGTAATATCATGGGACGGCTTGAATGAAGATAGCATAAAGCCCCCTGTTGGAATCTATATATTGTACATTGAGCTGTTCGATACGAATGGCAGCGTAAAGAGATATCGCAGACCTTGCGTACTTGCAGCAAAGCTGTAA
- a CDS encoding SDR family NAD(P)-dependent oxidoreductase → METLSKTALITGGSGGIGLELAKLFAKDKYNLILVARDEVKLMSAATELMAQYNIQVVTLARDLFKRESPFEIYDELKSKGVTVNVLVNNAGQGEYGEFSETDINREFDIIQLNIGAYISMTKLFLQDMLIRNEGKILNVGSIAGEMPGPWQSVYHGTKAFVNSWSEAIRNELKDTNISVTVLLPGATETDFFNKASMQDSKILETGLSSPAEVAKDGYEALMSGDDKIISGFKNKAMVAMGNVTPDSMAAENMRKQQEPSDKG, encoded by the coding sequence ATGGAAACATTAAGTAAAACCGCATTGATCACCGGAGGATCCGGCGGAATCGGATTAGAGCTGGCAAAGCTATTTGCAAAGGACAAGTACAATTTAATTCTGGTTGCAAGGGACGAAGTCAAGCTCATGAGTGCCGCCACTGAGCTTATGGCTCAATACAATATTCAGGTTGTCACCCTCGCCAGGGATTTGTTTAAACGCGAGAGCCCTTTTGAGATCTACGATGAGCTTAAATCAAAAGGGGTGACAGTAAATGTGCTTGTAAATAATGCAGGACAGGGAGAATACGGTGAGTTCTCCGAAACCGACATCAACCGCGAGTTCGACATCATTCAGCTGAATATAGGGGCATACATCAGCATGACCAAGCTGTTTCTTCAGGATATGCTCATCAGGAACGAAGGTAAAATATTAAATGTCGGTTCAATCGCAGGCGAAATGCCGGGTCCATGGCAGTCGGTCTACCACGGAACAAAAGCGTTTGTTAATTCATGGTCTGAGGCGATAAGGAACGAGCTAAAAGACACAAACATCAGTGTCACTGTGCTGCTACCCGGCGCTACAGAAACAGACTTCTTCAACAAAGCAAGTATGCAGGATTCCAAAATCCTGGAAACAGGTTTATCCAGCCCTGCGGAAGTAGCTAAAGACGGCTACGAAGCGCTAATGTCGGGTGACGACAAGATCATATCCGGATTCAAAAACAAAGCGATGGTTGCTATGGGTAATGTAACTCCTGATAGCATGGCTGCTGAAAACATGAGAAAGCAGCAGGAACCTTCAGATAAAGGTTAA
- a CDS encoding DoxX family protein: MATIKTAKIIYWTTTGIIFLFEGVMPALTSHTDLAVEGIRHLGYPDYFRVMLTVFKVAGSLVLILSFMKGNIKEWAYAGLSITMISACVSHWAVDGFGGQTLFPLFVFAILMVSYVYYHKIAD; the protein is encoded by the coding sequence ATGGCGACGATTAAAACAGCTAAAATTATTTACTGGACAACAACGGGGATAATATTTCTATTTGAAGGAGTGATGCCTGCCTTAACATCCCATACTGATCTGGCCGTTGAGGGTATCAGGCATCTGGGGTATCCGGACTATTTCAGGGTCATGCTCACGGTTTTCAAAGTGGCAGGTTCTCTTGTTTTAATTCTGTCATTTATGAAGGGGAATATTAAGGAATGGGCTTATGCAGGTCTGAGTATCACGATGATTTCTGCATGTGTCAGCCACTGGGCAGTGGACGGTTTCGGTGGTCAGACTCTCTTTCCTCTTTTTGTCTTTGCAATTCTGATGGTTTCGTACGTTTATTACCATAAGATTGCCGATTAA
- a CDS encoding tetratricopeptide repeat protein → MHIYRELHLLSKTRIFIGLFIALSIIGTGYTYAEGPVSGSAVSVLTELLKRHSSNLKTNNSPGQAQTYSQIAAFYERNGIWRESVRLYKEALSIQDQLKDIKHAAGSSIHLAYILKKNDDYSAALKHAASAARLYSKAGIKDSSASAYVLMADINRALGNYRQAESLILKRALPLYRGAGNATGRIKCFRSLGHTYREQKRFSEAKWFFIQENMQARKLNNSKGIISSLLYLGKVKVAITDYDLALKDFKEAERLARNTGNISALADIRSAFASVHSKLGNAETSARFASLASGNRYQMLALEKNRRDEALLLFKESQNLVELSKRSVKPDVIDAVEKTSHIRVWDVYDSLLITLSFLVFTTAVFFFFAFARTRK, encoded by the coding sequence TTGCATATTTATAGGGAGTTACACTTGTTGTCTAAAACCAGGATTTTTATAGGGCTGTTTATTGCGCTGAGTATTATCGGCACTGGTTATACTTATGCAGAAGGCCCGGTGTCAGGTAGTGCTGTTTCTGTACTAACAGAGCTGTTAAAGCGTCATTCTTCAAATTTAAAAACAAACAATTCCCCGGGGCAGGCGCAAACCTACTCCCAAATTGCTGCTTTTTACGAAAGGAACGGGATTTGGAGAGAATCTGTACGACTTTATAAAGAGGCATTATCTATTCAGGATCAGCTGAAGGATATAAAACATGCGGCCGGATCATCCATTCATCTTGCCTACATTCTCAAAAAGAACGATGATTATTCGGCGGCTCTAAAGCATGCCGCCTCTGCTGCAAGGCTTTACAGTAAAGCAGGAATAAAAGATAGTTCGGCGTCGGCCTACGTACTCATGGCTGATATTAACCGCGCTTTAGGAAATTACCGGCAAGCAGAGTCACTGATCCTCAAAAGAGCCTTGCCCCTCTACAGGGGTGCTGGCAATGCCACCGGCCGGATTAAATGCTTCAGAAGCCTGGGGCATACATACCGGGAGCAGAAACGGTTCTCTGAGGCGAAATGGTTTTTCATCCAGGAGAATATGCAGGCCCGGAAATTGAATAACAGCAAGGGGATTATTAGCTCTCTCCTTTACCTGGGGAAAGTAAAGGTCGCTATAACGGACTACGACCTGGCGCTGAAGGACTTTAAAGAAGCAGAGCGACTTGCGAGAAATACAGGAAATATCAGCGCCCTGGCAGATATCAGGTCGGCATTTGCGTCTGTTCACTCGAAGCTGGGAAATGCTGAGACTTCCGCCCGTTTTGCCAGTCTCGCTTCGGGCAACAGGTATCAGATGCTTGCATTAGAGAAAAACCGCAGAGATGAAGCATTGTTGCTGTTTAAAGAGTCTCAGAATCTGGTGGAATTAAGCAAACGTTCTGTTAAGCCTGATGTAATTGATGCGGTCGAGAAAACGAGCCATATCAGGGTATGGGATGTCTACGATTCACTGCTGATAACTCTGAGCTTTCTGGTTTTTACAACAGCTGTTTTCTTTTTCTTTGCGTTTGCGAGAACCCGCAAATAG
- a CDS encoding LLM class flavin-dependent oxidoreductase, whose product MDSKRLTDISYSVLDLATIAEGRTPADTFRNSLEIARLAEQLGYKRYWFAEHHNMINVASSATSVLIGFIAAGTSSIRVGSGGIMLPNHAPLIVAEQFGTLASLYPDRIDLGLGRAPGSDQLTAKEIRGEDFYAQHHFPQDVEKLQLFFSEDNSTGSVRAIPGEGLDIPIWILGSSTDSARLAAAMGLPYAFASHFAPTQFLSAIDLYRRNFRPSAHLKEPYVMACVNVVAADTDDEAMRLFTSLQQFFIGVISGKRQLLQPPVDSMDGIWNIYEEEAVNQMLGYAFIGGTKKLKKDLQDFVNKTGVDEVMATSHIFSHEARMRSFQLFAEVFK is encoded by the coding sequence ATGGATTCAAAGCGATTAACTGATATTTCTTATTCTGTACTTGATCTGGCTACAATAGCAGAGGGCCGCACTCCTGCAGATACTTTTCGTAACAGCCTGGAAATAGCAAGACTTGCCGAACAGCTGGGCTATAAGCGTTATTGGTTTGCAGAACATCACAATATGATCAATGTGGCTAGCTCGGCCACTTCTGTTCTGATAGGATTCATCGCCGCCGGAACTTCTTCTATCCGTGTTGGATCTGGAGGGATTATGCTCCCTAATCATGCTCCTTTGATAGTTGCAGAACAATTTGGAACTCTTGCTTCTCTCTATCCTGATAGAATTGACCTGGGCTTAGGGCGTGCTCCCGGTTCTGATCAGCTTACAGCAAAGGAGATCAGGGGTGAAGATTTTTATGCGCAGCATCATTTCCCGCAGGATGTTGAAAAGCTTCAGCTCTTTTTCTCGGAGGACAATTCTACAGGCAGTGTCCGTGCTATCCCTGGCGAAGGGCTTGATATTCCTATATGGATATTAGGGTCCAGTACGGATAGTGCAAGGCTGGCGGCCGCTATGGGTCTTCCATACGCCTTTGCCAGTCATTTTGCTCCTACGCAATTTTTATCCGCGATAGACCTTTACCGGCGAAACTTCAGGCCTTCAGCGCATCTGAAGGAGCCTTATGTGATGGCTTGCGTTAACGTCGTAGCTGCTGATACAGATGATGAGGCCATGCGGCTGTTTACCTCTTTACAACAGTTCTTTATTGGCGTGATATCCGGTAAGCGGCAGTTGCTGCAGCCCCCTGTGGATAGCATGGACGGCATCTGGAATATTTATGAAGAGGAGGCCGTAAATCAAATGCTTGGCTATGCCTTCATTGGAGGGACGAAGAAGTTAAAAAAGGACCTGCAGGATTTTGTAAACAAAACAGGTGTTGACGAAGTCATGGCTACTTCGCACATCTTCAGTCATGAAGCTAGAATGCGTTCTTTCCAACTGTTTGCAGAAGTATTTAAATGA
- a CDS encoding nuclear transport factor 2 family protein, with amino-acid sequence MKTLKSLAAALLIILTVSAFATDETKNKKLLMENAVNSYIDALSYGKIKGLSSVIDQEAKFTISYGETIRTYGKSEMLESLRAQENIVQNCKSDYTMIESSPAQAIVKVVMKYDTFSKTHFLTLSNTSKGWKITNVSSSFN; translated from the coding sequence ATGAAAACTCTCAAATCTCTCGCTGCTGCTCTGCTCATTATTCTTACAGTAAGTGCCTTTGCTACTGATGAAACTAAAAACAAGAAACTTTTAATGGAGAATGCTGTCAACAGCTACATCGATGCACTGAGCTATGGTAAGATTAAAGGCCTCTCCTCCGTTATTGACCAGGAAGCTAAATTTACGATAAGCTATGGGGAAACAATCCGCACCTATGGTAAAAGCGAAATGCTCGAAAGCCTTAGAGCACAGGAAAACATTGTTCAGAATTGCAAATCCGACTATACGATGATTGAGTCAAGCCCGGCCCAGGCTATCGTAAAGGTTGTAATGAAATACGATACGTTCTCAAAAACTCACTTCTTAACCCTTTCCAATACCAGCAAGGGATGGAAGATCACCAACGTCTCCTCTTCCTTTAATTAA
- a CDS encoding ABC transporter permease, whose amino-acid sequence MIRNYFIAAWRNLLKNKAFSFINIAGLAIGMASAILIFLWIQNQLSHDRFHEKTDRIYVANNRDRNPEGELWAWQWTPKILGPTLKNTYPEVEDFARANECSFYLTLGDKQLQSDGLFTDPGFLNIFSFPLKEGNINEALNSNNKIVLTEKLAKKFFGESNPVGKVVRIDSTDNMIVSGVLKDLPNNTLFRFEYILPWSYMKKLDWDDSNWGNNSVRTFILLKAGSSQQAFDNKIKNITINHTSNNNYKATTEVFTQPLADSWLYSESVNGQYTRGRIESVRLFIVIAFFILLIACINFMNLSTARSEKRAKEVGIRKVAGAQRFTLIVQFICESVLLAMVSGGIAILLVQLSLPFFNQLVGIELFLNYPNFFFWLSFILFILFTGVLAGSYPAFFLSSFRPVKVLKGSFRTVQSAISPRKILVVLQFTFAITLIISTIIVKHQINYALSRNPGYSKDRLVFCSLQGDISKNYDLIRNELLSTGAAVSVTKTMSPITQRYSDGWGFEWPGSTEKDKKVDFIRMSADAGFTKTMNITLLQGRDIDIFSYPTDSNAVVLNEAAVKIMRLNDPVGQVIKEGDMRWHIIGVIKDFVFESPYASIKPLLLLGPKSWFNVIHYKLSPNRSTSESLKLAESVFKKYNPNYPFQYNFTDDSYALKFKEEQRTSTLATLFSALTIFISCLGLFGLATYMAENRIKEIGIRKVLGASVYSITSLLSLDFLKLVVLSFLIASPVAWYAMSSWLKNYEYRIQVEWWVFAAACLFAVTIAILTIGFQSVKAARANPVKNLRTE is encoded by the coding sequence ATGATCAGAAACTATTTCATAGCAGCATGGCGCAACCTGTTAAAGAACAAAGCGTTCTCATTTATAAATATTGCCGGGTTAGCCATTGGTATGGCGAGCGCCATACTCATTTTTTTATGGATTCAGAATCAACTAAGTCACGACCGCTTTCACGAAAAAACAGATCGCATTTATGTTGCAAATAACCGGGATAGAAATCCTGAGGGTGAACTGTGGGCATGGCAATGGACGCCCAAAATCCTTGGTCCGACCCTAAAAAATACCTATCCTGAAGTTGAGGATTTTGCAAGAGCAAATGAGTGTTCATTCTACTTGACTCTAGGAGACAAGCAATTGCAGTCCGACGGCCTTTTTACAGATCCTGGCTTTTTGAATATCTTTAGTTTTCCACTGAAGGAAGGTAATATCAATGAAGCGCTGAACAGTAACAACAAGATTGTGCTTACCGAAAAGCTTGCAAAGAAATTCTTTGGTGAAAGCAATCCCGTAGGAAAGGTTGTAAGGATAGACAGTACCGACAATATGATTGTCAGCGGAGTACTAAAGGACCTGCCCAACAACACCTTATTTCGCTTTGAATATATCCTCCCCTGGTCTTATATGAAAAAACTTGACTGGGATGACAGCAATTGGGGGAACAATTCTGTGAGGACGTTCATTCTTTTGAAAGCAGGTTCAAGTCAGCAGGCCTTTGATAACAAGATTAAAAACATCACGATTAACCATACTTCAAACAATAATTATAAAGCGACCACTGAAGTATTTACTCAACCCTTAGCTGACTCATGGTTATATTCCGAATCGGTAAATGGGCAGTATACCAGGGGACGAATCGAAAGCGTCCGCTTGTTTATCGTAATTGCCTTTTTCATCCTGCTAATAGCCTGTATTAATTTCATGAACCTTAGTACGGCGCGCAGCGAAAAAAGGGCAAAAGAAGTGGGAATCAGAAAAGTGGCAGGCGCTCAAAGATTCACATTGATTGTTCAGTTTATCTGTGAGAGTGTCCTCCTGGCGATGGTCTCGGGGGGTATTGCCATTCTTCTGGTACAATTGAGCCTACCTTTTTTCAATCAGCTCGTCGGAATAGAACTTTTCCTCAATTACCCAAACTTCTTTTTTTGGTTATCCTTTATACTTTTTATTCTCTTTACCGGCGTTCTTGCTGGAAGTTACCCTGCATTTTTTCTTTCATCATTCAGGCCGGTAAAGGTTCTGAAAGGTTCTTTCAGAACGGTACAATCGGCAATCAGCCCACGGAAAATACTTGTAGTCCTGCAGTTCACTTTCGCCATAACACTGATCATCAGCACAATTATAGTAAAACACCAAATAAACTATGCTCTTTCACGCAACCCAGGTTATTCAAAAGATCGACTCGTGTTTTGCTCGCTTCAGGGCGACATTAGTAAGAATTATGATCTGATCAGGAACGAACTACTAAGTACCGGCGCCGCAGTTTCTGTCACCAAAACGATGAGTCCTATTACCCAACGGTACAGTGACGGGTGGGGATTTGAGTGGCCGGGAAGTACAGAAAAGGACAAAAAAGTTGACTTTATCAGAATGTCAGCGGATGCCGGCTTCACTAAAACAATGAACATTACATTGCTCCAGGGGCGCGACATAGACATTTTCAGCTATCCAACAGACTCTAACGCTGTAGTTCTCAATGAAGCAGCCGTTAAAATCATGCGTCTTAACGACCCGGTAGGGCAAGTTATCAAAGAGGGCGATATGCGCTGGCATATTATAGGAGTGATCAAGGATTTCGTTTTTGAATCACCTTATGCCTCTATTAAGCCGCTGCTTTTGCTCGGTCCCAAATCGTGGTTCAATGTTATCCATTACAAATTATCCCCCAACCGTTCGACGTCCGAAAGTTTAAAGTTAGCTGAAAGCGTCTTCAAAAAGTACAATCCCAATTATCCGTTTCAATATAATTTCACAGACGACTCTTATGCGCTGAAATTTAAGGAAGAACAGCGCACGAGTACCCTTGCAACTCTATTCTCAGCACTTACCATCTTCATTTCCTGCCTTGGACTGTTTGGACTTGCTACTTACATGGCCGAAAACCGTATCAAGGAAATTGGCATACGGAAAGTTCTGGGAGCAAGCGTTTACAGTATCACCTCATTGCTTTCGCTAGACTTCCTTAAGCTTGTTGTTCTTTCGTTTCTCATCGCGTCTCCTGTGGCCTGGTACGCGATGAGCAGCTGGCTCAAGAATTATGAATACCGCATCCAGGTTGAGTGGTGGGTATTTGCTGCAGCCTGTCTGTTTGCCGTGACCATTGCAATACTTACTATTGGGTTCCAGTCTGTCAAAGCAGCCCGGGCAAACCCGGTAAAAAATCTACGGACAGAATAG
- a CDS encoding DUF6364 family protein, whose translation MKSKVNLTIDNSLLESVKAYASGKKTSVSALVENYFRNITRPGKQKSIIEMVEELPEPAITVSEDIKESYYKEKSFKHGF comes from the coding sequence ATGAAATCAAAAGTAAATCTTACTATTGACAATAGCCTGCTTGAAAGTGTAAAGGCATACGCATCAGGTAAAAAGACGAGTGTTTCGGCACTGGTCGAGAATTACTTTAGAAATATTACACGTCCTGGGAAGCAGAAGAGCATCATTGAAATGGTAGAAGAGCTTCCTGAACCTGCAATAACAGTCTCAGAAGACATTAAAGAGAGCTATTACAAAGAGAAATCATTTAAACATGGCTTCTAA
- a CDS encoding type II toxin-antitoxin system VapC family toxin: MASKVFLDANIILDFTLKRPHYNVAKEIIHLVVTGRINAFVTPSIIQICGYWLTKAYGYAKAKELLLALLNDITCIDLPHDKVVNALHSSIKDMEDAIQYYCALHHKIDYFISRDKDLHKQGIPALPVYSPEDFLQDFL, translated from the coding sequence ATGGCTTCTAAAGTCTTTCTTGACGCTAACATTATTCTCGATTTCACTTTAAAGCGTCCGCACTACAACGTTGCAAAAGAGATAATCCATCTTGTTGTGACTGGCAGGATTAATGCGTTTGTTACGCCTTCAATCATACAAATCTGTGGATATTGGTTAACTAAAGCGTATGGATATGCAAAAGCGAAAGAACTGTTGCTTGCCCTGCTGAATGACATCACATGTATTGATCTCCCGCACGATAAAGTTGTAAACGCTCTGCATTCATCTATTAAAGACATGGAAGATGCAATTCAATATTATTGCGCTCTCCACCATAAAATTGATTACTTCATAAGCAGGGATAAAGATTTACACAAGCAAGGGATCCCAGCCTTACCTGTTTATAGCCCGGAGGATTTTTTGCAGGATTTTCTGTAA
- a CDS encoding nuclear transport factor 2 family protein, with product MKTLKNIAAALLFVLSVSAFAAEQTQSNKSQIDAAVTTYIDALNYGKIKGLSAVLDQDLKFTVSQGQTILNYNKTQMIESLKAQENIVQNCKTDYTMIESNPGQAIAKVTMKYDGFSKVNFVTLSNTSKGWKITNISSSYN from the coding sequence ATGAAAACTCTCAAAAACATCGCCGCCGCTCTGTTATTCGTTCTTTCTGTAAGTGCTTTTGCCGCCGAACAAACGCAAAGCAACAAATCGCAGATAGACGCTGCTGTAACAACCTACATCGATGCACTGAATTACGGCAAAATAAAAGGCCTTTCTGCTGTACTTGATCAGGATCTTAAATTCACCGTCAGCCAGGGGCAAACTATTTTGAACTATAACAAGACGCAAATGATCGAAAGCCTTAAGGCGCAGGAAAACATAGTTCAAAACTGTAAGACAGATTACACAATGATTGAATCGAACCCAGGACAGGCAATTGCCAAGGTTACGATGAAGTATGATGGCTTTTCAAAAGTAAATTTTGTTACCCTCTCAAATACCAGTAAAGGCTGGAAGATCACCAACATCTCCTCTTCTTATAATTAA
- the bla gene encoding subclass B1 metallo-beta-lactamase, which yields MKNRLVILLLLVAGARTVNCQEVFHSENLVIEKLSSNTFVHKTYFQTAQWGKVYCNGLIYCRDGEAVVFDTPVNDSLSLVLINWIRQDLHAKLKAVVVNHFHEDCLGGLKTFHDNGAASYSGNLTRRYAQQDTNAKPEVPQHGFNKELVLNVGKGKVVNRYYGGGHTRDNIVSYIPSEKVLFGGCLIKELGAGKGNLADADVEAWPNTVRKVKSSFPDAKYVVPGHGQYGNTSLLDYTIKLFAEN from the coding sequence ATGAAAAATAGATTGGTGATCCTTTTATTGCTGGTTGCTGGAGCCAGAACGGTTAACTGTCAGGAGGTATTTCACTCAGAAAATCTCGTGATAGAAAAGCTTTCGTCTAACACTTTTGTTCATAAAACCTATTTTCAAACAGCGCAGTGGGGTAAGGTATATTGTAACGGACTGATCTATTGCCGTGATGGGGAAGCTGTTGTTTTTGATACGCCGGTGAACGATTCGCTGTCTCTTGTTCTGATCAACTGGATCAGGCAGGACCTCCACGCAAAACTAAAGGCCGTGGTGGTGAATCATTTTCATGAAGACTGTCTTGGCGGACTGAAAACGTTTCATGACAATGGTGCTGCATCTTATTCCGGCAACCTCACCCGGCGGTACGCACAACAAGATACAAATGCTAAACCTGAAGTCCCCCAGCACGGTTTTAACAAAGAGCTGGTTCTCAACGTCGGTAAAGGGAAAGTAGTAAACCGGTATTACGGAGGAGGGCATACCAGAGATAATATAGTTAGCTATATACCTTCGGAGAAGGTGTTATTTGGCGGCTGCCTGATCAAAGAACTGGGTGCCGGGAAGGGGAATCTGGCAGACGCAGATGTAGAGGCATGGCCCAACACGGTTCGAAAGGTGAAAAGCAGTTTCCCCGATGCGAAATATGTGGTTCCGGGACATGGACAGTATGGAAATACATCATTACTTGATTATACGATCAAGCTGTTTGCAGAGAACTAG